One Nerophis ophidion isolate RoL-2023_Sa linkage group LG06, RoL_Noph_v1.0, whole genome shotgun sequence genomic region harbors:
- the srpk3 gene encoding LOW QUALITY PROTEIN: SRSF protein kinase 3 (The sequence of the model RefSeq protein was modified relative to this genomic sequence to represent the inferred CDS: inserted 1 base in 1 codon) → MLIAAVGTGSESPATSAKKHRRRGKKHRKVHTDKTGANDLSDLQNLNPDDRSAPQTQDHPPVPPLPPQNACKTAPPPGSACHDATVAVDARVPRGDPQESSPLINTPTPDIQHKPLATLQCPENVPHSAMLPPLVIPPTVPHTSQSPSASSQSHAHSPAVLSESPARAKYLPSSSRGPTHTESPPTKTEGDPLSPSLPVASQSSAHSQSPPVVTQCHALSQSPPTTSEGSAHSQSLNPNDGQAPIAKSRTKSPLITAEGYAPSQSPLVLSQSPTHTKYAPTKTEGYAHSRSLPTTSESPAHNKSPPVLLFNQSHPVKSQSPAHSPTHSALNNKTYDFSTLTPLTFENSNHNLSKSTTPNISAHAPTHLSPAHPSVTSSPLCSSSASFLTSFDTEAPHVVPNSVMSLTPACCTATPPPPPVTPPPAQLLGSDDEEQEDPSDYCKGGYYPVKIGDLFNGRYHVVRKLGWGHFSTVWLCWDLQKKRFVALKVVKSAPHYTETALDEIKLLRCVRDSDPSDPXRETIVQLIDDFKISGVNGVHVCMVLEVLGHQLLKWIIKSNYMGLPLVCVKSIIRQVLQGLDYLHTKCKIIHTDIKPENILLDVDEVYIRRLAAEATIWQRAGAPPPSGSSVSTAPRDVQIGKMSKNRKKKIKRKAKRQEKLLEERLVDIQRLEDGDSVDTHTNCPSVVNGNACSIPANSKVSPESSSSWLEDKCNGHALGRFSSPASGLSGFSSSVISATSESTLSTQSGYSSGQDVFSASDFVLSPLDPHNADKLRVKIADLGNACWVHKHFTEDIQTRQYRALEVLIGAEYGPPADIWSTACMAFELATGDYLFEPHSGEDYTRDEDHIAHVIELLGPIPLPFALSGRYSREYFNRQGELRHISSLKPWALFEVLLEKYEWPLDRAAQFSDFLSTMLELEPQRRATAAQCLQHAWLQTL, encoded by the exons CTGCAGTGGGGACTGGAAGCGAAAGCCCCGCCACCAGCGCCAAGAAGCACAGGCGGCGAGGCAAAAAGCACCGCAAAGTCCACACTGACAAGACCGG CGCGAACGACCTCAGTGACCTTCAGAACCTGAACCCTGATGACAGAAGCGCGCCCCAGACGCAGGACCACCCCCCAGTCCCGCCCTTACCCCCACAAAATGCTTGCAAGACAGCCCCGCCCCCAGGAAGTGCATGTCACGATGCCACCGTCGCAGTGGATGCACGTGTCCCCCGCGGGGACCCCCAGGAATCTTCTCCCCTGATCAACACCCCCACTCCAGATATACAACATAAGCCTCTAGCCACCCTCCAGTGTCCCGAGAATGTCCCCCACAGTGCCATGCTTCCCCCTCTTGTCATCCCCCCGACAGTGCCACACACCAGCCAATCACCTTCAGCCTCGTCTCAGAGCCACGCCCACAGCCCTGCTGTCTTATCCGAGAGCCCCGCCCGTGCCAAATATCTTCCTAGCTCGTCTCGGGGCCCCACCCACACCGAGTCACCTCCGACAAAAACAGAGGGGGACCCTCTCAGCCCATCACTTCCTGTTGCATCTCAGAGCTCCGCCCACAGCCAGTCGCCTCCCGTTGTAACTCAATGCCATGCTCTTAGCCAATCACCTCCCACGACATCAGAGGGCTCCGCCCACAGTCAATCTCTGAACCCCAACGATGGGCAAGCGCCTATTGCCAAATCTCGGACAAAGTCGCCTCTCATCACAGCGGAGGGGTACGCCCCCAGCCAATCACCTCTGGTCTTATCTCAGAGCCCCACCCACACCAAATATGCTCCTACCAAAACAGAAGGGTACGCCCATAGCCGGTCACTCCCGACCACATCGGAAAGCCCCGCCCACAACAAATCACCTCCTGTCCTACTTTTTAACCAATCGCATCCTGTCAAATCTCAGAGCCCCGCCCACAGCCCTACACACTCCGCGCTAAACAATAAAACGTACGATTTCAGCACATTGACTCCTTTAACGTTTGAGAATTCCAATCACAATCTTTCGAAATCAACCACACCAAACATCAGCGCCCACGCCCCCACTCATTTAAGCCCAGCCCACCCCTCCGTGACCTCGTCCCCCCTGTGCTCCTCCTCTGCCTCCTTCCTCACGTCCTTTGACACCGAGGCGCCTCACGTTGTTCCAAATTCCGTGATGTCACTGACGCCTGCCTGCTGCACGGCCACGCCCCcaccgccccccgtgaccccgccCCCTGCCCAGCTTCTGGGCTCTGACGATGAGGAGCAGGAGGACCCGTCAGACTACTGCAAAG GCGGTTACTACCCGGTCAAGATCGGGGACCTATTCAACGGGCGGTACCACGTGGTCCGCAAGCTCGGCTGGGGACATTTCTCCACCGTCTGGCTGTGCTGGGACCTACA GAAGAAGCGTTTTGTGGCTTTGAAGGTAGTGAAGAGCGCACCCCATTACACGGAGACGGCGCTGGATGAGATCAAACTGCTCAGATGT GTGAGGGACAGTGATCCTTCTGATC ACAGAGAGACTATTGTCCAACTGATTGACGACTTCAAGATCTCTGGAGTCAACGGAGTGC ATGTGTGCATGGTTCTGGAGGTGTTGGGTCACCAGCTGTTAAAATGGATCATAAAGTCAAACTACATGGGCCTTCCTCTGGTTTGTGTCAAGAGCATCATCAgacag gtactGCAGGGTCTGGACTACCTGCACACAAAGTGTAAGATTATCCACACGGACATCAAACCAGAGAACATATTGTTGGATGTAGATGAGGTCTACATCAGGAGGCTGGCAGCAGAGGCCACTATCTGGCAGAGGGCTGGAGCCCCGCCCCCCTCTGGTTCGTCAG TTAGCACGGCTCCCAGAGATGTCCAG ataGGTAAAATGTCTAAGAACAGGAAGAAAAAGATCAAGAGAAAAGCAAAGCGTCAAGAGAAGCTGTTAGAGGAGAGACTGGTGGACATACAG AGGCTGGAGGATGGAGACAGTGTTGACACACACACTAACT GCCCGTCAGTCGTCAATGGCAACGCTTGCAGCATCCCAGCCAATAGCAAAGTGAGCCCGGAGTCATCCAGCTCCTGGTTGGAGGACAAGTGCAATGGCCACGCCCTCGGACGTTTCTCCAGCCCCGCCTCTGGTCTGTCTGGGTTCTCCAGCTCAGTGATATCGGCCACGTCAGAGTCCACTCTTTCCACACAGTCAGGATACTCCAGCGGACAAGATG TGTTCAGCGCCTCAGACTTTGTGCTCAGTCCTCTGGACCCTCACAATGCTGACAAGCTGCGAGTGAAGATTGCTGATCTGGGCAATGCGTGCTGGGTG CACAAACACTTCACAGAGGACATTCAGACCAGACAGTATCGGGCCCTGGAGGTCCTGATTGGAGCAGAGTACGGGCCGCCGGCCGACATCTGGAGCACCGCCTGCAtg GCGTTTGAGTTGGCCACTGGAGATTATTTATTTGAACCTCATTCAGGCGAAGACTACACCAGAGATGAAG ATCACATCGCTCACGTCATCGAGCTGCTGGGCCCCATCCCTCTGCCCTTCGCCTTGTCTGGCAGGTACTCCAGAGAATACTTCAACAGGCAAG GTGAACTGCGCCACATCTCCAGCTTGAAGCCGTGGGCTCTGTTCGAGGTCCTCCTGGAGAAGTACGAGTGGCCGCTGGACCGCGCCGCTCAGTTCAGCGACTTCCTCTCAACCATGTTAGAGCTGGAGCCCCAACGCAGGGCCACCGCCGCCCAGTGTCTGCAACATGCCTGGCTGCAGacattatga